The following proteins are co-located in the Castor canadensis chromosome 5, mCasCan1.hap1v2, whole genome shotgun sequence genome:
- the Ghsr gene encoding growth hormone secretagogue receptor type 1, translating to MQASFLSTRARSLLALSAPKGTSSGTSSCSEVSIPGQLSLAGSMRNATPSEEPEPNVTDLDWDAFPGNDSLAGELLPLFPAPLLAGVTATCVALFVVGIAGNLLTMLVVSRFRELRTTTNLYLSSMAFSDLLIFLCMPLDLVRLWQYRPWNFGDLLCKLFQFVSESCTYATVLTITALSVERYFAICFPLRAKVVVTKGRVKLVILVIWAVAFCSAGPIFVLVGVEHENGTDPRDTNECRATEFAVRSGLLTVMVWVSSVFFFLPVFCLTVLYSLIGRKLWRRRRGDAAVGSSLRDQNHKQTVKMLAVVVFAFILCWLPFHVGRYLFSKSFEPGSLEIAQISQYCNLVSFVLFYLSAAINPILYNIMSKKYRVAVFKLLGFESFSQRKLSTLKDESSRAWTKSSINT from the exons ATGCAAGCATCCTTCCTGTCCACCCGCGCCCGCTCCTTGCTCGCACTCTCTGCGCCTAAGGGGACTTCCTCGGGGACCAGCTCGTGCAGCGAAGTCTCGATCCCAGGCCAGTTAAGCCTAGCCGGCAGCATGAGGAACGCGACGCCAAGCGAGGAGCCAGAGCCCAACGTCACCGATCTGGACTGGGACGCTTTCCCCGGCAACGACTCGCTGGCGGGCGAGCTGCTGCCGCTCTTCCCCGCGCCGCTGCTGGCGGGCGTCACAGCTACCTGCGTGGCGCTCTTCGTGGTGGGCATCGCCGGCAACCTGCTCACCATGCTGGTGGTGTCGCGCTTTCGCGAGCTGCGCACTACCACCAACCTCTACCTGTCCAGCATGGCCTTCTCCGACCTGCTCATCTTCCTCTGCATGCCCCTCGACCTCGTCCGCCTCTGGCAGTACCGGCCCTGGAACTTCGGCGACCTGCTGTGCAAACTCTTCCAGTTCGTCAGCGAGAGCTGCACCTACGCCACGGTGCTCACCATCACCGCGCTGAGCGTCGAGCGCTACTTCGCCATCTGCTTCCCGCTGCGAGCCAAGGTGGTGGTCACCAAGGGCCGGGTGAAGCTGGTCATCCTGGTCATTTGGGCCGTGGCCTTCTGCAGCGCCGGGCCCATCTTTGTCCTAGTTGGGGTGGAGCACGAGAATGGTACTGACCCTCGGGACACCAACGAGTGCCGTGCCACCGAGTTCGCGGTGCGCTCGGGACTGCTCACGGTCATGGTGTGGGTGTCCAGCGTCTTTTTCTTCCTGCCTGTCTTCTGCCTCACTGTCCTCTACAGTCTCATAGGCAGGAAGCTGTGGCGGAGGAGGCGCGGCGATGCGGCCGTGGGCTCCTCGCTCAGGGACCAGAACCACAAGCAAACCGTGAAAATGCTGG CTGTAGTGGTGTTTGCCTTCATCCTCTGCTGGCTGCCCTTTCACGTAGGGAGGTATTTGTTTTCTAAATCCTTTGAGCCTGGCTCCCTCGAGATTGCTCAAATCAGCCAATACTGCAACCTGGTGTCGTTCGTCCTCTTCTACCTCAGTGCTGCCATCAACCCCATTCTGTACAACATCATGTCCAAGAAGTACCGGGTGGCTGTGTTTAAACTTCTAGGTTTTGAATCCTTCTCTCAGAGAAAGCTCTCCACGCTGAAGGATGAAAGTTCCCGGGCCTGGACAAAGTCTAGTATTAACACATGA